Genomic window (Tachysurus fulvidraco isolate hzauxx_2018 chromosome 20, HZAU_PFXX_2.0, whole genome shotgun sequence):
GCATAGTGAGACAAATGGCAAGGACGTCCCATGCCCAAGGGCTTCAGACAACTGTTGAAGATCAATCCAGCCCATCTCATCAAGCAGCGACAGGCTGCTTGGATTCCAACTTCAGCATGGACATGGCCAAGACGACGGGCTACATGGACACTATGGAATATGCGATATGGCAGTCAAAGCAGCAGAGACATCAGCAGCAAAAGCAGCACTATCCACAGGGTCACTTACACAGGTACAGtgccaacagcagcagcagagctaTTATAAGCAGATCTCCAGATGTATGCTTGCCCCAAGGTACCACTCAGATTCCATACAGGGCTCATGCCCTCAGCACAGGCACATGTGTAACAGGCGTCACACTGGACCAGGTAGGATCATCACCTTTGAACTGCGCTACCAAACATGGTGACTTCTCTGCTGGCCAGTTCTTTGCACCTCATTGGAACAGCACGCTTGCGACACCTGACAGTGATTGTTACAACCCACAGGATCTGCCCCTAGGCACAGTGGGGCTTGGCCACAGCCATGGCCTTCCTCAGCGCCAAGCCCACTGTGTGCCGCAGCAGTACCCAGGTCTTGGCCTGTGTTGCGGGTTGCCAGGCCGAAGCTTGTGTCAGGCATCCCTGCTCAGCAGCAGCCTACAGTCTCTGGAGTGCCTGATCAGTGAGATACACCCACCCTGCATCAAGGAGCGCATGCTGGGCCGTGGGTACGAGGCCATTCAGCCCACGCACATCCAGCTGCCTGTTTTTAGATAGGGGCATCAGACAGTTGATTCTAGAAGGTCAAATGTTGACTGTTGGGATTAGGAGATGAAGCATAGATTTGCTATCAGACACGCCTCTTGTGGATGTGTGTCTTTTGGTAAAGGGCTCAGCGGGTTTCTGCAAAGCTTAAAAGGGTACCAGTGCTTCTCACGCCCGCAAAAGATTGGAGTTTCAGCTTAACTCACGTTAGCTAGACTGAGTTCATGTACTTCAAGAAGTACTCATATTCCACAATTTTGCAGCAACAGGGATTTTGTGGCATCATACTATTACTTTTCATCCAAATGATCTGAATGGAACCATTTCAGATTAGCTGCCAAATTCTCAACAGGAATCAAACTGCCCACTATTGCAGGACATTGACACTTCAGGTCTGTTTACTCCAAAACCATAACTAAACTGATGATGTATGTTTAGTGAACTCTTGTTGGCAGAACGTTGTATAGCCCTGCTAGTACTAAATCATAATAGTTATGATTTTTCAAATTGCACTGTtataaaaatctattaaaatgaCTCTGGAATGGGTTGGTTtggaaaacatttcatttaaaaagaaaaaacttgaattcttttactttattatgaTTGTGTCTATCAGTAGACAGGCATATTTATAAGATTCTTTATTCTACTTGTTCCATCTCTGTTTGTGACCAATGATTTCTTTTTGTTATAATGGTTTTATCCAAATTTTCACCCGTTTCTGGCAAGTTGATCTAGTTGTTTGTCGTCTACTGTAGCCagtccagtgtttttttttttctctttcctttttttttttattttattttattttaaatgccaTTTATGAATTTGAAGTACAGACTGGGAAGCATACACTACTGAGCTGGCTCCATCAGCGACCAGATGCGAAGCCACGAGTTACTGTGACTAAGTCTTAAGAGTTTCAGCTGcatttcagtgtcagtgttcatgttttattcattatttattgacATTTGATTTTCTGTACCATGTTAGAAGATACTACCAGGATATCTGAATATCGGATAAAAAGAAATGGGGGGGGAACATTTGCccttgattttgtttttttcaatcCATCTAAATGGACTAGCTTGAAGCATTGTTGGGGTAAAATGGCACACCGTGGGCTACATGTTTTAAAAAGTGCAATTATAATGTTGGCAGATTAGCCCTTTCCCTATGTTATGCTTCACTGACTatttactactgtatgtatgacTGTCTGAATTCCCCTCCACAATTAAGATTgtcaaataaaatctaattgtttattattattttttttaaatgaatgttggCACTAACGTCGCTCCCTCTGGAGACATTAATCATAAATTCCGAACTAGCTTATAAAGTCAAGACAGGCGTAACACTTATCTTGGAATAAACACAGTATAATGAGTACATGAGACGAGTCATTTATAACGTGTAAACAAAATTACAAAGCTGCTTTCAAATATTTGTTCTAGAACACGGTTCTGGAAAGCAGTGGTTGTGGTTGTGCAGTTTGGCTTCCAGGTCTGTCATTCGAGTTGCAGTTGGGGCCTTTTGGCAGAGAAGCAGCAGAGCAGCGATACCCTCTGAGGGCAGGGCATTGACGTTGCTCTGGCTTTATCCACCCTGGGGACAGGGGCTAATCAGCTTTCAGTGTGACCTGAGCTCGCACACATCTCCTCCACCTCTTTTATCAGCTCTTCAAGGGCAttgagaacagagagagagtgtgtgtgtgtgtgtgtgtgtgtgtgtgactgagtgagtgagtgaatgagttaGAGTGGAGCAAGGTGCTGACGGAAACCAGGCCAGGAGGCTGCCATTAGTTCCAGAAACGGAGTGAAAGGCTGAACAATGGCAGGGCTGCATGGCATTTGAGTCGCACACAAACCATGCAGATCTCATTACCAGGTATAATTACTGGCACACTCCTGAACTTTATGTGCTTATCCCTTAGAGCTACTTTTCTGCAGGAGTCTGATATGAATGTATCTGCATACTGGACCCGAGCCTTGGGTTATCTTTCATGTGTCTGGCttttcaaaatgtgtgtgtgtttttttttttttaaataaacaagtacTTTCTTTGAGGACTTGCAACTACTTAACATGTTAAATACTAACAAGGTTAGAGACTCCTGGAGAGACAGATAGCGCTTTAACATTGCTATTGCTAAGCTTTAGTACAAGTACCATGTGATCAAAAGCACATGTGTGACATAAGAAAGGAGTTGGAGCAAGATGCAAACAGGACGTTCCTCAAACCAAGAGCAAGGTAAGGTGAATAACACAGGCTTTAAatctgtaagaaataaaacctaTATATAAGcgataaactgattaaagaaACAAAGGGGGGGAAAGGTATTGGTCTATATGCTTAGGGGTTTCATGATAAGAGTTTATAAGATGAAACATAAATTATTGTACTTGACAATCAACTCAGGAACAGATTCCATAATACGGTGCCACCAAACtgacatttttgtattattgaTTTTCTTGGATCTCTAGAAACCACGACTAGTCACCAAGTCTAATTTGCCATAATATGTGTggaataatatttaatacaaaatgttCCTAACTACAAAATATGCAgaaaaattttttaaacataccCTAACAATCACAATAGCTTGTGGTTAAAATTTGTTTCTAAGGCGGTGTAAATAGTGAAAACAATGCGTATGTACACTTTTATTCCTGACTATGTTTTTAATAAGTAACTGCAACTGAAAATTCAATTACGAACTTGAAGAAAATCCTCGTGGGTGAAGTCGCCTCATGAAAGCACGGGTTGAAAAGCTTCGTCGGGAAAACGGTTAAGAATTTcaagtcttaaaaaaaataaataaattccttcaCTTCTTCCTACATGCTGCATTATTCTGTGTGTTATTTCAATGTGTTAATACTTTTTGGtgattactgaaaaaaaaaaagtaataataaaaatgcatgcaGAAACATCTTCTATCAGCAGGTTCATCCAAACTTTAGCAtgtgtacatgcatacatacttCGTAGagttcattattaaaaatacaagCATCTTatctatgtttatttatttatttatattttatctttagTCTATTGAGTGCTGGAGACGCACAGGGTTTTATCCAGCACCCCTCTTGAGAAAGTCATATATATGGAAATAGGACTCTATAAAGGTCCCTCTTTTTCTTCCCCTGCAGTGTTGCATTTGGGTATGAAAAATGTGCAGTCCTCTCAGGTTAAATGTCTCAGAatatattacttttaataaagCGTATTGTGCGCTTACGACGGACTAGAAGGCATGGCACAATGCAGCGGCCCACTTatcttgatgtttttttttctctcctagATATGCAAATTGCTTTcggggtttttttccccccctcatGTTTCTGGCACAGAACCATTTATTGCAATTCCAGAAGCTCCTGTTGTAGTAAACAAGGAAATCGAAATCGAACATGCATAAACGTGGTGCTGATTGTTTCGTGCTGCATTCAAGCAAGGGCTGTACATAAAATCTCCTACTTTTGTAATTTTACGAGTTGATGGAAACCAGAATGCTGAAGTCAAAAATAAACGAGCGAATAACGTCAGACAGGATTTCCCACAATAAATACTGATTGGCTGTTTATTCAAGGATTATCTAAGCACTAAAGCATAACTTATTTGGGATTTAAGTTTCTGAACATATAGGTGATGgtaatttgttgttttattttattttttattattattattaaggtacTTAGAGATTGACCTGGTTTCAACACTGCACTTAATAGACTTAATCATTAGTCTAGAACAGAATGCAAACATTCTGAAAGTTAAAATccagtgaaatatttaaaagatattGACTGAATTTGGTTAAATAATTGCAacgtataaaaacaaaaacaaaaaaacaaccttccTCTATGCCTTCCTGTTAGGATAATAGCCCAGTACAGGATGAAGCAAATTTTTATACAGAATAATACAGAATGCTGGCTTTAGCACACATCAAACTTAACATTTCATGTGGTAAATAGCAGATGAAAAACTGCTAAATGCTCTTCGTTGTTAAGTGAAAGACTAAGAGTTCTCCATCTTTATACGGCGAGCTACTTTATGGCCTTGTTTCCCCTCGGCGGCAGCTGTGCTTCTTAAAACTGTGGGATTACCGGTCCTGCTAATGCAGAAAGGGAATTTGGTCTCCACTGAGAGGAGCCACAAGCTCCACATTGTCCTCGggcagcagaacacacacacacacacacacacacacacacacacacacacacacaccacagcctCAGTGTTGCTGAGGAGAAAGCGGAAATCATTAACTACTAAACAGGCTTCATTTTAGTGTGAATACCGGAGGCCATGACCTGCTCAGAAGCAGCTCAATAACAAGACCAAGCTGCTGTTTGCTAATGCAGCTCTCTATAGATTAACACTGTGGCCTACATGTCTACAATTCACATGGAGGTTCTGctctttgaaagaaaaaaaaaaggtcagccATTTGGAAAACATGGCAAATTTGCACTGGGACAAAACTTTGAGCTATTTTTTCAGTGATCATAACTGTGACAAGGTGCTGCCTCAGTGGCTGAAACATCATTAGCACCTTTGCTAGCAATGTGGGAAACAAGCTCACTTCTAATCAACACTGCTTAAggctaaagaaataaaatgcaaatatcaGTCACTTTAACACTTAGAAAAGCATCtttaagttgttgtttttacaaACTTAAAATGAAATTACTGTTTAGTTCAATAAAAGTGTGTTTTATCTTATACACACTGCTAATTATCCTGTTAGCCAACATGCTAATTCCAGGGCACACTACCAcagagatttattttaatttaaacacatttttgtaCGAGCCCAGGTTATATCACCTTTTCGATAACAATTGTTAATTCAAACACTCACGGTTTCGTAGTTCATTCTTAATGATGTGCCGAACGAGTCGATTCAATGAATCGGTTCTTTAAGGTGAGCGTTTGGAGTCAAATATATTAAAGACTTATAATTAAAGCTTTCAGATTTTAACTTAATATTGGGACttttaatgtacagtaagtagtTTAGCGATTTTGGCCAGCTTTATAACCACTCACGGTTTCGTAGTTCATTCTTAATGATGTGCCGAACGAGCCGATTCATTGAATCGGTTCTTTTAAGTGAGCGTTGGAAGTCTATTCGAATGTATTAAAGACATAATTGAAGCTTTCAGATTTTCACCAAATATTGGAAAGTTTAATGTAGAGTGATTAGTTTAGCGATTTTAGCCAGCTttatagataaaataataaaggagCCGAAAGAATCGACTCCTATGGTGAGTCGCTGTATGGTATAACAGGTGTCTGCTGACGTAAGGAATTTTACAAAACAATACGAAAACATTTTTTGTCTGATTCGTAATGACAGTTTTTTAACTTATTGCTTTCCCACTTAGGTATTTTAACTTCCTTACACTTTGCATCAATTAAAGCGGTATGCTTTcttatttattcaaattaagCTACTTGCCGCTGATTGGTTGTCGCGGACCACGGAGTAACCAATCAGAGACGAATTTTGCGCTACTGAACATTGCATGGATGACTAGCGAAAAATGTTTGGTTATTTTTAACCGTGTATTTTTTTGTGCCTAGTAAACAGTCAGGTCATAAAAGTtgaaataaacagtaattttctttttgtacatttataattttaagTAAACACACCACTTGATGTTAATACGTTTCATTTAAGATAATATACAGCTTCATGCTGCCCCCTGGTGGCACAACAGCAAAATACATCTTAGGTAAGCTGAAAATCAATCAGTGTTGAATAATAAAATCCTGACAATACAAGACTGCTGCTGCTCAGGGGATATGagctacaaataaaaaaaatctttaatggtACAAGAAAGGCACTCTTTATTTCAGGTTTTAATAACAACAAgttttaatacacacatcagtgtaccaataaattacaaatatatgtatgtCAGTGTACCAATATAATTGGTATGAGAATAATTCATTATATCTcagtcaaaaacacacacacacacacacacacacacacacacacacacacacacacacacactgcattacacACAAACGTCAGAGTGAGGTTTCATAACGCAGGAAAGCCGTAAACCCTTTCTTTCTGCATTTCCTTACACAGATTCAACATCTTGCTGACCTCACAGATGTAACAGTAATAAATGATAATTTTCAGAACCAAACTTAAATCTACATTAACTGACCTCCACACAGTGATTTCTAAAATTGCTTCCTTTGTTCAATAATATACAGAACAGTATGTACAATAATAAACTGTACACCCTGAGAGTGTAAATATACGCAAGTATGTCATCAAAATGCAGACAAGCACGATAATCAGACAGTCCGCAACCTGGTCATCGGTTTTGTGCTGTAAAACCCGTCTGTGTGTAGGACTCTGAATATATGGTATCAGTTAACGAGTCAGTCTTTGCATGAACAGTAACATCAATGATGTAGCTAAACTACAAATTGCTTTATATAGAAAAATTAATCACTGTTAGTCTTCTTTGcatttcaataaatattatcATAGACAAGGTAAATTACTGATTTGTTCTGAGCCACTTCTCAATGCATATgattcgtttaaaaa
Coding sequences:
- the LOC113638450 gene encoding protein FAM222A isoform X1: MLACLPRRQNQPAQHPACAAKILDAPVSLKSDLSSMQSPRYPSAAELDAYAQKTADSPLSIKIFPSNIRVPQHKQIGRTVNGLDTTGQRYSPYSQPYSSGYQGLLAIVKVPNVTKGIVKSSDGKRTKLSPIQMAVAPYAPPSSNNLAHRHRQRPYSLEICKPPEVHNVPVPPNVMVPASATSLASGQSLALASHSDHVSLGIVRQMARTSHAQGLQTTVEDQSSPSHQAATGCLDSNFSMDMAKTTGYMDTMEYAIWQSKQQRHQQQKQHYPQGHLHRYSANSSSRAIISRSPDVCLPQGTTQIPYRAHALSTGTCVTGVTLDQVGSSPLNCATKHGDFSAGQFFAPHWNSTLATPDSDCYNPQDLPLGTVGLGHSHGLPQRQAHCVPQQYPGLGLCCGLPGRSLCQASLLSSSLQSLECLISEIHPPCIKERMLGRGYEAIQPTHIQLPVFR
- the LOC113638450 gene encoding protein FAM222A isoform X2; protein product: MQSPRYPSAAELDAYAQKTADSPLSIKIFPSNIRVPQHKQIGRTVNGLDTTGQRYSPYSQPYSSGYQGLLAIVKVPNVTKGIVKSSDGKRTKLSPIQMAVAPYAPPSSNNLAHRHRQRPYSLEICKPPEVHNVPVPPNVMVPASATSLASGQSLALASHSDHVSLGIVRQMARTSHAQGLQTTVEDQSSPSHQAATGCLDSNFSMDMAKTTGYMDTMEYAIWQSKQQRHQQQKQHYPQGHLHRYSANSSSRAIISRSPDVCLPQGTTQIPYRAHALSTGTCVTGVTLDQVGSSPLNCATKHGDFSAGQFFAPHWNSTLATPDSDCYNPQDLPLGTVGLGHSHGLPQRQAHCVPQQYPGLGLCCGLPGRSLCQASLLSSSLQSLECLISEIHPPCIKERMLGRGYEAIQPTHIQLPVFR